The stretch of DNA GTTCTAATTCAAAAATTAACTGTCCACTTGTTTTGGTTTCGAACTGATACCATACCGTATTATTTTCTTGTTCTATAAAATGAAGGCTATTTTTTTCATTGCCTTCAAACTCCAGTTCCTTTCCATATCCTTTAGGGGAAGTAGTTGGACCAACTATTTTTTGGGTTTTTATCGTTAATCGATTATCACAGTCTGCGTGTTTATCAATCACTAAGGAGTCCATCTCTTGCCCATAACTTTTTGTTAATAAGAGCATTAATACAATTATTGGACCTAGGTTATTACAATATCTCATTATGTTATTTATATTAGGTGAATAGTCCATGTCGGCTAGATCTTTGGGGTTTGCTTCCTACGTTACACTACTTCGTTCAAACTTGTATTCGATTATCACATGAGTGCTACGCAGTTGATTAGCAAAATGATACAATCTCACCACCTAGAACACTAATTATCTAATAACCTAGCTTTGCTAACTCATGTAATAATCAATTTAGTACAATATTTTTTTTACTTTTTTATAAAGAAGCAAAAAAACAACGGAGTATTAAAGTTAAAAATGTATTATTAAAAAAAACTACAACAATGAAACAAAAAGTAAAACATATAATAAGATTGTTATGTATTGTTTTTATAATTCATTCTATTCTCATTGTAGGTGATGGCTTAATTGACGAAGAAGGGTATAGTGATATTGTTGTTATTTTAGGGAATAAAGTTCATGAAGACGGCAGCCTCTCTCTTCGTCTAAAAAGCAGGATGGACAAAGGCTTAGAATTATATCAAAACCAAAAATGCCAATACCTTGTGGTAAGTGGAGGACTAGGAAAAGAAGGACATTGGGAGGGCAACGTAATGGCCGATTACCTTATTCAACAGGGCGTTCCTCAAAAAGCAATTATAATTGATAACGATGGAAACAACACCGCAGCAACCGCCCAAAATGTACGAGCACTACAACTCCCTTTTCAATCCATCACGGTAGTGAGCCAATATTACCACATTAGCCGTAGCAAATTAGCCTTTCAAAAAGTAGGTTTTGCAGAAGTAAAAGGTGTCCATGCTGATTATTTTGAATTGCGAGATTTCTATTCTATCTTTCGAGAATTCTTTGGATATTATAAATATTGGTTAACGACACTGTAATACAATTTTTCATGAGATTTAAATGCATTATTTTTGATTGCGACGGAGTGCTGGTCGATAGTGAAGCAACTTCTATTGGAGTACTAATGGACATCGCACAAGAAGCTGGATATAAGATGGAAATGCCTTTTGCGCTTAATCAATTTTCAGGACAATCGCTACAATATTGTTTTGACTACATCCAAAAAAACGCACTAAAACCTCTCCCCCAAGACATTATAAATAACTATAGGCGTCGAACTTATCAAGCGTTTAAAACAGATCTTAAAGCAATCCCCAACATTGACCAACTGCTACAACGATTGACGCTACCTCGCTGTGTAGCTTCTAATGCGCCAATTGAAAAAATAAAACTCAATTTGGGCTTACTCAATTTAAGTCACTTTTTTGAGGGGAATTTATTTAGTGCTTATGATATTCAAAAATGGAAGCCTGCCCCTGATTTATTTTTACATGCAGCCAAAACCATGGGGTTTGAGCCGCAAGAATGCGCTGTAATAGAAGATAGCCTAGCAGGTGTTCAAGCAGCTAAAGCAGGTGGTTTTGAGGTTTTTGGTTATGCATCGAGTAGAACCGCATCAACGCTAGCAGCAGCAGGGGCAACCGTATTTTATGATATGAATTTATTGGATGAACTTTTAGCTTGATATGCGAATAGGATTTGATGCCAAACGATTGTTTTGTAATTTTACGGGCTTGGGAAATTATAGCCGAACACTTGTTCGAAATTTATCTTTATACCAGCCTTCCAACGATTATTTTTTGTATAGCCCAAAAGCAAACAATCACCCTCAAACAAAACCTTTTTTCAATTCCCAATTCTTTAACGTCTTTCTTCCTAAAGTATGGTTCAAAAGTTTTTGGCGTAGCTATTCTATTTTAAAACAACTCCACAAAGATCAAATAGAGTTGTACCATGGCTTGAGTCACGAACTCCCCTTTAGCATCTCCAAAAGCAAGATTAAAACCGTGGTAACCATTCATGATTTAATCTTCAAAACACAGCCTGAGACCTATTCATGGATTAACCGAAAAATCTACAATTGGAAATTTCAATACAGTTGCAAACATGCAGATAAAATTATTGCCATTAGTCAAAATACTAAGGCAGATATTATGCGTTTTTATGCTATTCCATCTCATAAAATTGAGGTTATTTACCAAGCTTGTCAACCCTTGTATTATCAACTAAACCAATCCCCCAAACAGGATGCTATCTTAAAACAGTATAAAATCCCGAATCAATATATCTTATCCGTAGGAACCATTCAGGCACGCAAAAATTTAAAATTACTAATTAAAGCTTATCAATACTTGCCTACAGCACTTCAATTGCCCATTGTTGTGGTTGGCAATGGAAAACAGTATAAAACAGAAGTATTGGCTTTAATTAAAGCAATGCAATTAGAACATTTGGTGATTTGGATTCATGATTTAAAAGCTGATGATGAGCTACAAACGATCTATCAAAATGCCGAACTACTCGTTTATCCCTCTTTTTATGAAGGCTTTGGCTTGCCAGTAGTAGAGGCTCTACTCAGCAAAACACCTGTTATTACAGCTCAAACTTCTGCTCTTAAGGAAGCAGGTGGTCCCAATAGCATTTATATCGACCCTATAGATGATCGGGGGCTTGCACAAGCAATTAAAACAGTGCTTAACAATCCAGATTTAGCCAATTCTATGAGAGAAAAAGGCTACCAATATGCACATCAAATGTTTCATCCACAAAAACTAAGTAAACAATTGGCAGATTGCTACCAACAACTTCTACGCCCCTAGATTTGGGTTAATTTTTTATTTTTTTTCAAAATTTTAATTCTTTTTTTTTCAAAAAAAACCGAAAATAATATCTTTACCCAGTCATTAAAAAACGTAAGTCATATACGTTTTGTTATTCCGTTGTTCAATCCATTTGTGTACATAAAATACAGAATGTTTGGTACACGAATTTAGAAATTTACTCAACCATGAGTCAACAAATTCCTCACATTTTTGTAGCCCATAGTACCTTACATGGGCAGGGGGTTTTTACAGGAGCAAAAATTAATGCTGGCAGTATTATTGAGATTTGTCCAATTCTATACCTTCCCAAAAATGATATAGTGGCCTTGCAAACTACTATAATTAACGATTATTATTTTGAATGGGGTACCAATTTAGATGCAGGAGCACTTGCTTTGGGCTATGGAAGTATTTACAACCATTCATTTAAGCCTAATGCTTATTATAATGTAGACATGGAAAATAATACCTTGTCTATTTATGCATTACGAACCATTACCCCAGGAGATGAGATTACCATTAATTATAATGGAGACCCTGAAGATGATAGCCCGCTTTGGTTTGAAAGTAAATAATTCTGGTTCTTTGACACCCCGTAGGCTCACGTAGTAAATTGTGTAAAATCGTAAACTATCTTGCCTGCTTATTACTACTTTTGTTATAAGTAATAGGTCGTAAGTCGTATGCTTAGTTCCTGTAAATACAGGACATACGACTTACGACCTATTACTCTCTTCTAAACCACATAAACGTAGTGCACGAGCAGTTTGTGGTATGGTGTACCAACGGGGATGCCTAGCAGCGAAGCTAAAAAGTAGTTAAAAGCTTACCCTTTTTAGTGTTTACCACACGATTTACTTCGTGATAGAGTTGTCAAAGAACCAGAATTTTAATATTGATTTATCACTAAAAATTTGTCGAATGAACAGCCCTAAGTGGAAAAGAACAATTGCAAGGATTTCACTTCCTCAAAAACGCTCTATTGGCTTTTTCAAAAAGAAGCACTCCCTTTTATTAACCTATTCCATAGAAATCAAGAGGCATAAGACCCCTTTAGAAATCGCCATTCAGGCTCAACATCAAGACTGTATTTTAGCCTTACAACAACTTTTTCCAATTGTTGATGAAGCTTCTCCACTAATTTCGAGTACACTCCTCCCTAGCAACCAAGAAACTCACACCCTCTCAAGCACACTCATTGTCAAAGACATAGAGGTAAGCCAACGCATTTTTGAGCAATACAAAAACCAATCGTTCATTCCGATACAATATAATTCCCAAGACCCTACTTTAATTCAATTTTGAGCTCTCTAAGGTTAGTTTATTGGCTGAACAATCAATACTTCTAAATTTTAGCCATGTATTAACCTCATTCCCCTCTCTGCCTACTTACTTAAAAGGTTTACAAAAAAGAAAAACGACTGATAATAAAACGCTTCTGTAAAAAAAATAACGCTCATCTGATTTTAAAAAAAAATAAACTTTATCCCATAGTTATTTTTTTAGTTTGTAAAAAAAGTTATTTTTGTTAGGTAACTATCTAGCCATTCCCCCAAAACCAAATTAAACTACTATGGCAAAACTTACCCAACAAGAATTTGAGGACCAATATGGTATTGAGTTGCTTCCCTACTCCACGGCAGATGTCAGCTTAGGTGAAATGATGCATTACAAAGGCATCTTTAATAGAACGCTTACTTTTTTAAACTATTCTATTGCTGAGAAATTGGGCTGGGATGAGGCTAAAATTGCAGCGATTGAAACTCAACTTAAAGCCATACCGCTCACAGATGGTAGTTTTCCTGATTTAATCATGAACAATTCTACTATAGGTAGTGGCGATCTAAAAATTCCCATCCTTGGATTAGATTTATCTAACCATGTAGATGCCAGTAAAGTAGCTAGTTTTGAATTTTCAAAGATTAAGGCTAAACGATTAATAGGAAATGTAAGAAGTGAACTCTCTCAAGGTTTGGAAGCATTAAAAAGTAGTGCCAATAAAAAAGTATACAACCAAGAGTTAAAACTTAATTACGTTATTGAAGGGCTCTTTTATGCCGATTCTGTTACCATAAAACTAACAGAGAAGCTAGATATTGACTTATCGCTTTCTCTAACCAATACAAAGACCAATGCCTCACTAGCATCAGCGTCTCCTAGTATCAAAAAAAATAACGATACCACCTATACCATATCTAATGCAGGCAATTGTCCCTTTGCAGTTCAATTGACAAAAGGTAAATTATTTTAGAGTATTATTAATACATTCTATCAAGCAGTAAAATTACACACAATTACTTTGCTTACGTTTTTGCGCTACTGTAACCGTTACAGTTAGGGCTAATATACATATATCTATACATATAATTATCTTATCATTTAAAATTCAAAACTATGAATCCTTTTCTTGGAGAAATCGTTATGTTTGGTGGCAATTTTGCCCCCAGAGGCTGGGCATTTTGTGATGGACAATTGCTTCCTATTTCAAGTAATTCAGCCCTATTTTCTATTTTAGGTACTATTTATGGTGGTGATGGACGTACTACTTTTGCATTACCTGATTTGAGAGGTCGTGTCGCAATGCATCCAGGCAATGGTCCTGGCTTAACTCCACGCAGGTTAGGTGAGCGAGGAGGACAGGAAACTGTTACGCTAACCGTCAACCAAATACCTGCACATCATCACAATATTATTGCCGTAGGACTGGAAGGCAATAGCAATGACCCTACTAGTCGTCTTTTGGCCAACACAGGTGCCTTTGACAGCGAATATTCGAATAGCACTTCTGGTCATGTTCTTATGAATAGTGGTATGGTTCAGAATACAGGTGGAGGACAGTCCCACACCAATATACAACCGTTTACTTGTGTCAATTATATTATTGCATTGCAAGGTGTTTTTCCTTCTCGCAGCTAGTGCGTTTATCTATTCTTAACCAATAAACATTATTATCAATAATTTTGTGCGGTATCTATAGTACGTTTCCTTATCACGTATTATTGCACTTATGTAACTACTACACAATTCCTTATAATGTTTAACTTAAACTAAAAAACTATGGATCCTTTTATTGGAGAAATCATTATGTTTGCAGGTAATTTTGCCCCTAGAGGCTGGGCATTTTGTGACGGCCAATTGTTACCTATAAACCAAAATTCCGCTTTATTTTCTATTTTAGGTACTATTTATGGTGGTGATGGACGTACAACCTTTGCATTACCTGATTTGAGAGGTCGTGTTGCGATGCATCCTGGTACTGGTGCTGGATTGACTCCACGTGACTTAGGGGAACGAGGAGGAACGGAAGATGTTGTTTTAATGACCAGTCAAATACCTGCACACAGTCACAATATTGTAGCCGTAGGACTTGAAGGCAATAGCAATGCCCCTAACGATCATTTTTTGGCCAATACAGGTGCTTTTGACAGCGAGTATTCGAATAGTACTTCTGGTCATGTTTACATGAATAGTGGTATGGTTCAGAATACAGGTGGAACCCAACCTCATACTAATATGCAACCGTTTACTTGTATCAATTATATCATTGCCTTACAAGGCACCTACCCTTCTAGAAGTTAGATAACTTATATTTGATATAGATTAGGAGGCCATTAGAATCTACTTCTAATGGTCTCTTTTTGGGATCAAAACCTAAAATTCATAAACAACGTTGGAGTCAAAGGAATTCCCTCTAAATACTCGCTCGTATCATCAGGAAAGTTCACAAAATTATTGTATCGAACATTCGCCGTATTTAATAAATTGAGCAATGACAAACCAAAATCAATGTTCAAGCGATCCATTTCTAACTTATATAAGAAACCAAGATCTAGGCGGCTATAAGGTTTTATATTTTGTTGAGAAGTTAGGTTTTTAGTATTTGGGAAACCGCTACCATATACATAATTAACAGAAAAAAAGAAAGATTTTACATTAAACATTCCTGCAATTTTAAATTCATGCCGTTGATCGTGTGGTGCCCTATTTAACAATTGCGTTTCAAATTTTTCATCCGACTTACTCAATGTATAGGCTGCCCAAATTCGCTGATTCTTAAAATGTGCTGCTACCTTCAAATCCAAACCATAACTGGCTCCTTCTCCAATTAATGTTGTTAGCCCTCCCGTTGTTTCATCCCTCCCAAACTGAAAGACATTACTTAAAGCTTTATAATAACCTTCTAGCCGACAACTCCAAAACCGATATTGACAAGATACCCCTGTCACATAATGCATTGCTTGCGGAACAGGAATCAGTCGATCGTCTGTAACCGACCAATGATAAGTATAATTCCTAAAAGGATCAACTAAGGCATTTTCGGTAATAAACTGATTGTAAATCCCATATGCCAAATTGATTTTCCATTGAGGAACTGGTGAAATTAGTACCTCTATACGGGGTTGTACAAAAGGACGAGCATTCGCTTGAAGCGGCACGTCAATTCTAAGCCCAGGGCGCAATACCAAAAATTTAGACCAACTGATTTCATCCTTTAGGTAAAGTCCAAATCGCACGCCATGTTCTGCAACACTTGCTAATTCTTTGATGAGACTGTGCTTGATATTAGAACGGTTATAAACCATATAAAGACCAGCAGATAGGCTATTGTATTTAAATGTTGGTAAACGGTGATTGGCTCGGATTGTTAATTCTGAAATACCATTGGTTACTTTTTCTGAAAAAACATTTGCCGTCGAATCTCCTATAAATAGTCCTGTAGTGTATTCTGACTGAAATTGAGAATAAATAACTTTAGCTGTTGTAACTCCTGCTTTTAGCCACCTTTTAGCATACTTAATAGAACCTCCTGCCAAATTACTCATCCTTCGTTGGTTAAAATTCAAGCTATTAATAACTTGGCTATCTAACTGGACTTCTTTACGAACGTCTGAATAATCTAAATCTCCTAGCATAGTAATACTCAAATCATCGCCATTATCAAATCGATGGCTGTATTTTCCCGTTATATCTCCAAAAAGCAAAAAAGGCTCTAACAGAGGTTGAGAAGAAATTTGTAGTAAATTAGGAAAAACAAGTCTCCCTCCTATTTGCAAATTGGATCGCTGCGTTAATCCTATATTCGCATAACCGTTAAATAATTGTTGTGTTCCTGTTATTTGATACAATGAAGTATCTATTTGCCCCGACTTGCTAGTTATATTCACCACTCCACCTACTCGGTCTCCAACATCTACATTATAGCCTCCTTTTAATACTTCTATATCTTTAATAAACAAGGGGTTGATCGTTCCTATTTGGTCGTTATAGCTACTTGTATTAAAAATAGTAATGTCATCAAATAGAATGTTTGTCTGCCCTTTGTAAGATCCCCACAAGATATAATCCTTGGTTTGTTCGCCCGATGCTAAAATTCCAGACTGTAACCTCAAAAAAGAAAAAAGACTATTGTTGGTACTACCAGGCAAAAAGGGAGTTTGGGTATTATTTAGTTTTGAAAGTCCCGTTTTTTGCTCCGTATTAATAATCTTCAGTTTTTTAGTGGACAAAACCGTAATCTCTTGCAATTCAGAAATAGAAGGGCGCAAATCTATCCTCAACCGATTGCACGGAGCAATCAAAGTATCTATTGTAAAATAACCTAAATGGGAAACGGTTAACCTCACTACGCTATCTTTAGAATGGTAGGAAAAATTGCCTTCTACATCTGTAGTAAGATTAATATGATTAATCTGAATCGCAGCAAAAGGTAAACTTTCGCTATTCGTTCCATCTTTGATTTGTCCTTGATAGCTAAAGGAACGAGCTTTAATCGGTTTTTTAGGGGGTTGGGGTACTGCTAGAATTGCAAATACACCATTTATTTTTTTATACTTACAATTACATTCCTTTGTTAAATAATTCAATGTTTCAGAGGGAGAATCAAAGGTTCGATCTACCGTAATTAAGCATTTACTTAACAATTGCGCATTAAAAGATACTTGAATTCCATAATTGCGATGCAAGTTTTTGAGCAGGCGATTTAGCGGCTTTGCTTCTGCCTGTACGTAGATTTGCTGTGCATAACTCTGATATGCTACCAACACACTAAATACAACGGCAAATTTAATAGATAATGGACTCAATGGTGTAGACTAATTATTTAGATTTTCTATTGTACTAATTGCTGGCAAATCATTTCCTTACTCTAAGAATTAGTGCAACAGACAACCCTTAATTATTTGTATATTAGACGTTATCACGAACAAATGTATGTGGCAGGAAATTTATCTTTTCCCCCTACAAAACTCATTCCATTACTTATAAATTTCACCAGTTAATTACGTACTATGTTTGTGAGTGTGCAGTCTATTTTTTGAATAAACGTTTACAAAATAAAAGTAATCTACAAATCTTATGAATTATACGATATATTTAACCTTTTAATCTAAGTCCACGATTTTAAGAATTGATTTCTACATTGTATAAATTCTCCTGCACCTTAATAAAAGAAAAACCAAAATTAGCACCGATCATTTCCAAGGCAGTGTCTATATTTTCTGTTTTGTCAAAAAATCCTCCATACATCAAATCAGGACTAACGACCCCTTCATAATTAATCTTAGCATCATATTGTCGTTCTAATTCTTCTAACACTCGAACCAAATTAACATTATCAAAAAGGAATTTATTGTTGAGCCAACCAATGCTTATCGTCGCATCTATAGCCGTTTGTTTTTTCAGAACATCCTTTTGTAAGAGTCCCAATTCACTAGGTGTCAAGATAAGAGACTGATCGTCTTTAGTGGTGTGTACACCAACTTTCCCTGTTTTACAAAAGACAACATAAGCCGTATCCCTTGCATAAATATTAAAACTAGTTCCTAATACTTCTGTGTATCCCAATTCTGAAGCCACAATAAAACTACTCCCCTTTTCTACTTCAAAAAATGCCTCTCCCTCTAACGATACCTGACGTTGGAAAGACCACCAATAAGGCGCAAAACTAATCGTGGATGCTGCATTTAATTGTACAGTAGAATTATCAGGCAAAGTATACGCCAAATGCCTTCCCCTTTCACAGGTTATTGTTGTGGTATAAAAACGCATAAAAGCGACGCTAAATGTCATTATCAAAACTGCTGCCACCGCTATTCTTGTCCAAATAAGCGGCACAATTTTACGAGGTGGTATCGCTTCTATTTTTTTTGTCATTTCATCCCAAACCGCTTTTTTATCTCGATTATAAGGAATCTCTAAATTTTCGAAAAACTTCAGTTGTTCTTCCAATTCAGATGACGATTCATGTTTATGATCTTTCATTAATGGTTGGTTTTATAAGACAATAAAATAAGTACATATAATAAGTAGGATTAACTGAAGTTCTATTCTAAGTTTGCCCAAAGCCTTGCTCATTCTCTTCTCTACAGCCTTAACACTTATGGTTAGGCACTCTGCGATTTCTTTATACGTTAGTCCATTCATTCTGTTCATCAAAAAAACAGCTCGTTGTTTTTCGGGCAGATTAGCAAGTGCTTTTTCATATCCTTTTTTTAATTCTTCATACTCTATATCATCATCCACCCTTATGGACTTAAAAGTCAAAGGTAAGGATTGTAAGTAATCATTTTGTAATTTTACCCTCCTAGTATAGGATATAAATAAATCTCCTGCCATTTTGTACAATAAGCCCTTCGTTCGTCCTTGCTCATATTTGATATTTTTCTCCCAGACTCGTAAAAATACATCTTGCGCCAAATCAGTTGCCAATTCGGTATTCCCTGATCGATAATAAAGATAGTTTCGTATTGCATCAAAATGCTGATCAAAACATTCTTGAAATTCTTTCTTTGTCAAATGTCGTATATTTTATAGCCAACGTGGTGTGTAACAACAATTTGGTACAGTGTGTTTTAGGTTAATACTCCGCTGCTTTTATAGCTTTGGCTACAAGCATGCCCAGTTAGTACGCTAACGTTTATGCGCCAGTATAGCTGGGTTCGGGTTTCTAGCGGAGTAATGTTCGGTATAATTATAGTTTATAACACACTCATTCCATTTAGATTTCCTAATTTAACTAAAAACTACTAATACACCGCATAAAAAAAAGGATACCCTACCTAAAAGAAAGAAAAAGGAATATTTTATTTTCTTAACGCAATGAAACTAATTCTATTATAATACAATCCTTATTTTAGGAACAAAGCCCTTTTCAAATATAAAAAGGTTGTTAGAAAAACTCTAACAACCTTTTTTACATTATTTTTTATTCCAAAATAGGCTACCATTTCATTCCTAAATTAAACATCAAAAAGGCAATTTTATCCGTTTCTTCTTCAATGACTTTTGCGACAGGTTTACCTGCCCCATGCCCTGCTTTTTGATCTATACGAATAATAACAGGTAGATGTCCTGTGTTATTGGCTTGAAGTGCAGCCCCAAATTTAAAAGAGTGCCCAGGTACAACACGGTCATCATGATCTGCCGTCATTACCATAGTAGCAGGGTATGCGGTTGCTCGGACATTATGAACGGGTGAATACTTTAATAAATTTTTGTACTGAGTAGAATCATCGCTTCGACCATAATCTGAAGCCCAAAAATGCCCAATGGTAAATTTGTGATAACGCATCATATCCAATACCCCTACAATTGGCAAAGCAGCACGATACAAATCAGGACGCTGTGTCATACAAGCCCCCACCAAAAGACCACCATTCGAACGTCCCTCTATGGCTAATTTTTTGGGCGAAGTATATTGTTGAGCAATCAGATACTCCCCTGCTGCAATAAAATCATCAAATACATTTTGTTTATTGAGTTGTGTTCCTGCTTCGTGCCACTCTTGTCCCATTTCTCCGCCACCTCTAATATTGGCTACTGCAAAAATTCCCCCCTTCTCTAAAAAAGGCAAACGCTTTAAGGCAAAAGAAGGCAAAATACTGATGTTAAAACCTCCATAACCATACAATAACGTAGGATTGTTGCCATCCTTTTTCAAACCCTTTTTATAAACAATACTAATTGGGATCGAGGTACCATCTTTGGATTGATAATGCGTGTATTCAATCTCATAGTCCGAAGGATTAAATTTCACATTAGGACGCTTCCACACCTCTGATTTTAGGGTTTTGACATTCACCTTACAAATGGTAGAAGGCAAGGTAAAAGAAGACATGGTAAAATATCCTTCTGCATCGCCTTTTTTGCCTGTGACACCCCCCAAGGTAACTGGAGCTGTTTTGCTAATAATGTCTGGTATTTCGACATCCCCAACATAATTCCCACTCAATTCAAACACAGATAATACATTGGTAATTTCTTTGGTATAACGAGCCACTAAACGCCCTCCCCTAACTTGTACGCTATTAAGGGTGGCATTTTTCTTTTGAGGAATAATTACTTTCCAGTTTTTAGCAGTAGGCTGGTTCAAATCAATTTCAATAACCTGATACTTGGGCGCTTGGTAATTGGTCAACACCAATAATTTATCTCCAACATTGTCAATTACCCAAAAATCATGTTCAAAATCCTCTACTAATGGAGCAAAACTTGCCGTTGAATTGGCTGCCTTTTTGAAATAAAGAGCATTGCCACTTGTTGATTCTGTAACACTCAACAACCAAATACTCTCATCTTCAGTAACCGATACGCCATAATTTCTATTGGGCTGTGTACGATCGGCAAAGATTAATTCATCCTTATCCTGTGTCGTTCCTACCTTGTGGTAATATACTTGATGAAATTGGTTTTTCTGGGTAAATTTATCTGCTCCACTATTGTCTCCATAACGACTATAAAAGAAACCATCCTTGTACCAAGAAAGTCCTGAATAACGCAACCATTCTACTTTGTCAGACAATGTTTTTCCTGTGATCGCATCCTTTAGATAAACGGTTCCCCAATCAGATCCAGACTCAGAAGTTCGGTAAGCAGCAAACTTTCCATCCTTCGAAAAGTTTAGACCACTCAATGAGATCGTACCATCCTCCGAAAAAGTATTGGGGTCTAAGAACACCTCTGGTTTGCCATCCCAAGTTTCTTTTTTGTAAACGACAGCTTGACTTTGTAGACCATCATTTTTATAAAAATAGAGTTTACCACCTTCCTTAAAAGGAGCCGTTTCTCTTTCGTAATTGTACAGTTCCTCTAAGCGACTGGCGATAGCACCACGATATTCTATCGCATCTAAATAGACTCTTGCTAAATCGCTTTGCTCCCTTACCCATTTATTAATTTCCTTGTCTGGTTCTTCCGTAACAGCATCCTCTAACCAACGATACGGGTCCTGTACCTTAGTACCAAAATAGTCGTCTTCTACATTTCCTGTTTTGGTAATGGGGTATTTCATTTTTATTTTATCAGGATGTTTTAAATTATTGACAATAGCAGCGCCATTAGCAGAAGATGAAAGCTTAGATTTATGGTCAGCATTATCTACTTTGTTTTTTTTGTCCTTATTACAAGCTACAACAGACAAAAACAAACTAAACATCAATACTTTATATTTCATATTTATCTTTAATTTAGGTGTATAAATACCTTTTTATAATTGTTCAAAGTGTATTTTTGGCAAAGGTCTTGCAACAATTTAATAGTTATTCGTTAATAAGACAAAAATAAGTATGTAATTTTGTGAGCGAATGCATGAGCCTATTGGAAGAATGCCAATAACTATTCTCAAAAGAATTCTATAATTTACTGACTAACTATATGAATCCATTATTTTTTATTTTCGGAGCTTTGATAATCGCTCAATTTTCTTTTGAGCATTCAAGTTCTGAACAGCAACTCAAAACAACATTTTTTACGCCTTCTGTAATCCAGCAAGACAGTACTACTCCTCCTAAAAAAAATGGCGTTGTTAAGATCAAAGAACTAGGTGCTCCTGCCTCTCAAAAAACAACTAAAAAGAAAAACAATACCAAGGCGAAGGCCAATAACAAAAGTCAAAAAAAAGTAGCCCATACGGCTTCTAATCCCAAAAAGAAAGAAAGCTCTACTTCTTCAAAAAACACCACACCCAAAAAGAAAAAAAATAAGCCTAAGAAAACGC from Aureispira anguillae encodes:
- a CDS encoding YdcF family protein, which encodes MKQKVKHIIRLLCIVFIIHSILIVGDGLIDEEGYSDIVVILGNKVHEDGSLSLRLKSRMDKGLELYQNQKCQYLVVSGGLGKEGHWEGNVMADYLIQQGVPQKAIIIDNDGNNTAATAQNVRALQLPFQSITVVSQYYHISRSKLAFQKVGFAEVKGVHADYFELRDFYSIFREFFGYYKYWLTTL
- a CDS encoding HAD family hydrolase, yielding MRFKCIIFDCDGVLVDSEATSIGVLMDIAQEAGYKMEMPFALNQFSGQSLQYCFDYIQKNALKPLPQDIINNYRRRTYQAFKTDLKAIPNIDQLLQRLTLPRCVASNAPIEKIKLNLGLLNLSHFFEGNLFSAYDIQKWKPAPDLFLHAAKTMGFEPQECAVIEDSLAGVQAAKAGGFEVFGYASSRTASTLAAAGATVFYDMNLLDELLA
- a CDS encoding glycosyltransferase family 4 protein → MRIGFDAKRLFCNFTGLGNYSRTLVRNLSLYQPSNDYFLYSPKANNHPQTKPFFNSQFFNVFLPKVWFKSFWRSYSILKQLHKDQIELYHGLSHELPFSISKSKIKTVVTIHDLIFKTQPETYSWINRKIYNWKFQYSCKHADKIIAISQNTKADIMRFYAIPSHKIEVIYQACQPLYYQLNQSPKQDAILKQYKIPNQYILSVGTIQARKNLKLLIKAYQYLPTALQLPIVVVGNGKQYKTEVLALIKAMQLEHLVIWIHDLKADDELQTIYQNAELLVYPSFYEGFGLPVVEALLSKTPVITAQTSALKEAGGPNSIYIDPIDDRGLAQAIKTVLNNPDLANSMREKGYQYAHQMFHPQKLSKQLADCYQQLLRP
- a CDS encoding SET domain-containing protein, with the translated sequence MSQQIPHIFVAHSTLHGQGVFTGAKINAGSIIEICPILYLPKNDIVALQTTIINDYYFEWGTNLDAGALALGYGSIYNHSFKPNAYYNVDMENNTLSIYALRTITPGDEITINYNGDPEDDSPLWFESK
- a CDS encoding phage tail protein, with the translated sequence MNPFLGEIVMFGGNFAPRGWAFCDGQLLPISSNSALFSILGTIYGGDGRTTFALPDLRGRVAMHPGNGPGLTPRRLGERGGQETVTLTVNQIPAHHHNIIAVGLEGNSNDPTSRLLANTGAFDSEYSNSTSGHVLMNSGMVQNTGGGQSHTNIQPFTCVNYIIALQGVFPSRS
- a CDS encoding phage tail protein: MDPFIGEIIMFAGNFAPRGWAFCDGQLLPINQNSALFSILGTIYGGDGRTTFALPDLRGRVAMHPGTGAGLTPRDLGERGGTEDVVLMTSQIPAHSHNIVAVGLEGNSNAPNDHFLANTGAFDSEYSNSTSGHVYMNSGMVQNTGGTQPHTNMQPFTCINYIIALQGTYPSRS